The following are encoded together in the Macadamia integrifolia cultivar HAES 741 chromosome 10, SCU_Mint_v3, whole genome shotgun sequence genome:
- the LOC122091476 gene encoding TOM1-like protein 5 encodes MAAELVNSATSDKLTEMDWMKNIEICELITRDQGKAKDVIKAIKKRLGNKNPNIQLFAVLLLQMLMNNCGEHIHRQVIDNELLPILVKMVKKKSDLPVREKIFLLLDAMQISFGGASGKFPQYYTAYYDLVSAGVQFPQRPPPVASSHAMPEEPRRNLPEAEEKSAPPKSERGIQPENPQIVPESSIIQKASAALEVLREVLDAIDIQHPEEAKDEFTLDLVEQCSFQKQRVMHLVMTSRNEKVVSQAIELNDKLQKVLTRHDALLSVQATSTATHFDLEEMEEEEEPERLFRRIRKGKACAKPEEGNHLEEPPNLFGPIDAERFHRPLIRPLSLEPQDSNTSPTHVVIPPPPAKHVERERFFQEKRVDGSALAGHVKGLSLHSHNANSSNSESIDFSD; translated from the exons GAAAGCCAAAGATGTAATTAAAGCTATTAAGAAACGATTGGGGAATAAAAACCCAAATATTCAGCTTTTTGCTGTCTTG TTATTGCAGATGTTAATGAATAATTGTGGAGAACATATTCATAGACAGGTTATAGACAATGAACTTCTTCCGATATTGGTAAAGATGGTGAAGaaaaag TCGGATCTTCCTGTACGAGagaaaatatttcttcttttagATGCCATGCAGATATCTTTTGGTGGTGCTTCTGGAAAGTTTCCTCAATATTATACTGCATATTATGATTTGGTG AGTGCTGGTGTACAGTTTCCACAGAGGCCTCCTCCTGTCGCTTCAAGTCATGCCATGCCGGAGGAACCCAGAAGGAATTTACCTGAGGCTGAAGAGAAATCTGCCCCTCCAAAATCTGAAAGGGGTATTCAGCCTGAAAATCCTCAGATTGTGCCTGAATCAAG TATTATTCAGAAGGCCAGTGCTGCCCTGGAGGTTTTGAGAGAAGTATTGGATGCTATTGACATTCAACATCCTGAG GAAGCAAAGGATGAGTTCACTCTGGATCTTGTTGAGCAATGTTCATTTCAAAAGCAACGAGTAATGCATCTTGTGATGACATCTCG GAATGAAAAGGTGGTTTCTCAAGCAATTGAACTAAATGACAAGCTGCAGAAAGTACTTACCAGACATGATGCTCTTCTATCAGTTCAGGCTACCTCCACTGCTACTCATTTTGACCTTGAAGaaatggaggaggaagaggagccTGAACGGCTTTTCCGAAG AATCAGAAAAGGGAAAGCATGTGCAAAGCCCGAAGAGGGAAATCACTTGGAGGAACCCCCGAATTTATTTGGACCAATTGATGCAGAAAGGTTCCACCGTCCACTTATACGGCCATTAAGCTTGGAACCACAAGACTCCAATACGTCACCTACTCATGTTGTCATTCCTCCTCCACCAGCCAAACATGTTGAGAGGGAGAGATTCTTTCAGGAGAAAAGAGTGGATGGTTCAGCATTAGCTGGTCACGTGAAAGGTCTCTCGttgcatagccacaatgctaaCAGTTCAAACAGTGAGAGTATTGATTTTAGTGACTGA